A genomic region of Catalinimonas niigatensis contains the following coding sequences:
- a CDS encoding Gfo/Idh/MocA family protein has protein sequence MKKKNHISRRDYLKKSAIGAVGAFAVPTIVPSSVFGKNAPSNKINVGQIGFGRIARGHDLPETLKYDVARVIAVSDVDSKRKEDGKRFIEGWYEENKGKKKFVDVKMYDDYREMLANPDIDAVIISTPDHWHAQPAIEAALAGKDIYLQKPTSLTIEEGRAMSNIMHRTGQVFQLGSQQRSMNPWPQFKRACELVRNGRIGKVHTVKVGLPGDPGGEEEPPMPIPENLNYDMWLGSTPYVYYTEKRVHPQNDYSRPGWLRCEQFGAGMITGWGVHHIDIAHWGMGTEFTGPVEVEATASFPKSGLWNVHGDFNVTAKYDNGVTMLVSGDYPNGVRFEGSEGWIFVSRGDVAVTSSDPNFGSSEAFAASDKKILESKIGEDEIHLYESPEQHGNWLDCIKSRKETISPAEVAHRSCSACLVSHIAMKIPRKLYWDPINERFKNDDEANSMLARSQRYPWGYQHIDALKATYAK, from the coding sequence ATGAAAAAGAAGAACCATATCAGTAGAAGGGATTACCTCAAAAAGTCAGCAATAGGGGCAGTGGGTGCTTTTGCAGTGCCTACCATCGTCCCTTCGTCAGTCTTTGGAAAGAATGCGCCCAGCAACAAAATTAATGTCGGGCAGATTGGCTTCGGCAGAATTGCCCGTGGACATGACCTGCCGGAAACCCTCAAATACGATGTTGCCAGAGTTATTGCGGTGAGTGATGTGGATAGCAAGCGCAAAGAAGATGGAAAGCGCTTCATTGAGGGTTGGTACGAGGAAAACAAAGGCAAGAAAAAGTTTGTAGACGTAAAAATGTATGACGATTATCGGGAGATGCTCGCCAATCCCGATATAGACGCAGTCATCATCAGTACGCCCGATCATTGGCATGCTCAGCCCGCTATTGAAGCAGCCCTGGCTGGTAAAGATATTTACCTGCAAAAACCCACTTCCCTCACCATAGAAGAAGGGCGTGCCATGAGCAATATTATGCACCGCACAGGGCAGGTATTTCAGCTGGGTAGCCAGCAGCGGTCCATGAATCCCTGGCCTCAGTTCAAAAGAGCCTGCGAGCTGGTGCGCAACGGAAGAATTGGAAAAGTGCATACGGTGAAAGTAGGCTTGCCTGGTGATCCCGGTGGAGAGGAAGAGCCGCCGATGCCGATTCCTGAAAATCTCAACTATGATATGTGGCTGGGTTCCACGCCTTATGTCTACTATACCGAGAAGAGGGTGCATCCTCAGAACGATTATTCGCGTCCGGGCTGGTTGCGTTGCGAGCAATTTGGCGCAGGTATGATCACCGGATGGGGTGTGCATCACATAGACATCGCCCATTGGGGTATGGGTACGGAGTTTACCGGCCCGGTAGAAGTAGAAGCTACTGCCAGTTTTCCCAAATCAGGACTTTGGAACGTACACGGTGACTTTAACGTCACTGCCAAGTATGACAATGGGGTGACCATGCTGGTGAGTGGCGATTATCCTAATGGCGTCCGCTTTGAAGGCTCCGAAGGATGGATCTTTGTGTCCAGAGGAGATGTGGCTGTAACCTCTTCCGATCCGAATTTTGGTAGCTCAGAAGCTTTTGCCGCCAGTGACAAAAAAATCCTGGAATCTAAGATCGGAGAAGATGAGATTCACCTGTATGAAAGTCCTGAGCAGCATGGCAACTGGCTGGATTGCATCAAGAGTCGTAAGGAGACTATCTCTCCGGCAGAGGTAGCTCACCGTTCCTGTAGTGCCTGCTTGGTATCGCACATCGCCATGAAGATTCCCCGCAAACTGTATTGGGACCCGATCAATGAACGCTTTAAAAATGATGATGAAGCCAACTCCATGCTGGCGCGTTCCCAAAGGTATCCCTGGGGCTATCAGCATATAGATGCGCTGAAAGCAACTTATGCAAAATAA
- a CDS encoding ThuA domain-containing protein, giving the protein MFDAGKLLLHALIVLLTAACTLTNAQEAIISVQAGSHDRRNTPVSANLQNLPLPLAEYDLQLMELKDGQEKPLASQLEMGYHPQLHWVLQGETPAGSSRTFRLFFTPKNEKEVERGPKVTAEDSGEEIQLRLGDKEVLAYHYGLTPVPDGVSERYRRGGYIHPLKSPEGGVLTRVQPPDHYHHYGIWNPWTHTEYEGEEIDFWNIYKGQGTVQVKNGPFVTEGDVYGKVTALHEHVVLDTLNADNNKVALNEEWDIRVWNTAPEAEVFLVDFMSTLNAPGSPLTIKEYRYQGFGFRANAQWNDQNTTLVTSEGYDKSDGNGTRARWCYMDGPTEEGKAGVLFMTSPVNFNYPEQLRIWPTGANEGKENVFFNFNPTQDRDWTLEPGNNYSLKYRMLVYDGEMDKATAERYWNDFAHPPKVEMSVMPSLEGKKVLVYTKNGEGFVHDNLAASVKAIKKLGKENGFEVDASDDPTLFTDENLKQYDALIFSSTNNKTFDTEAQKKAFQNYIRSGGGFVGIHSASGSERDWPWFAQMLGGRFLRHPPRQDFDVLVLDKNHPSTAFLPDVWKIDMDECYYQKHMNPSNHVLLAADLTTVEDEKRGEYPDIIFGDQFPLAWYHEFEGGRQWYTALGHRIEHYSDPTFMRHILGGIQWAVGSD; this is encoded by the coding sequence ATGTTTGATGCAGGAAAACTTTTACTACACGCACTGATTGTCTTGCTGACAGCTGCCTGCACATTGACCAATGCCCAGGAGGCTATCATCAGCGTACAGGCCGGCAGTCATGATCGCCGGAATACGCCTGTCTCTGCCAACCTGCAAAACCTGCCGCTACCCCTGGCTGAGTATGACTTACAGCTGATGGAATTAAAAGACGGGCAGGAAAAGCCCCTGGCTTCGCAACTTGAAATGGGTTATCATCCTCAGCTGCACTGGGTGCTGCAAGGAGAAACCCCCGCCGGTAGCAGCAGAACCTTTAGACTTTTTTTTACGCCTAAAAATGAAAAAGAAGTTGAGCGTGGACCCAAAGTGACTGCCGAAGATAGCGGCGAGGAGATACAACTCAGGCTGGGGGATAAAGAAGTGCTGGCCTATCATTATGGACTAACTCCTGTTCCGGATGGCGTTTCTGAAAGATATCGTCGTGGAGGCTATATCCATCCCTTAAAATCACCTGAAGGTGGAGTCCTGACCCGTGTACAACCCCCTGATCATTACCACCATTACGGCATCTGGAATCCCTGGACTCATACCGAATACGAAGGTGAGGAAATTGACTTTTGGAATATTTATAAAGGTCAGGGCACGGTGCAGGTAAAAAATGGGCCTTTCGTAACAGAAGGCGATGTATACGGAAAAGTGACTGCCCTGCATGAGCATGTGGTGTTGGATACGCTGAATGCCGACAACAACAAAGTGGCCTTGAATGAGGAATGGGACATACGCGTCTGGAATACTGCTCCTGAAGCAGAAGTGTTTCTGGTAGATTTTATGTCAACCCTGAATGCACCCGGCAGTCCTCTCACCATCAAGGAATATCGTTACCAGGGATTTGGCTTCCGCGCCAATGCGCAGTGGAACGATCAGAACACTACCCTCGTCACTTCCGAAGGCTATGATAAATCTGACGGCAATGGTACCCGTGCCCGCTGGTGCTATATGGATGGCCCTACCGAGGAAGGTAAAGCCGGGGTTTTATTCATGACCTCTCCGGTGAATTTTAATTATCCCGAGCAGCTACGTATCTGGCCTACCGGTGCCAATGAGGGTAAAGAGAATGTATTCTTTAATTTCAACCCGACTCAGGACAGAGACTGGACACTGGAGCCCGGTAATAATTACAGCCTCAAGTACCGTATGCTGGTCTATGATGGGGAAATGGATAAAGCTACTGCCGAACGATACTGGAATGATTTTGCCCATCCACCCAAAGTAGAGATGAGTGTAATGCCTTCACTGGAAGGTAAAAAAGTACTGGTGTATACCAAAAATGGTGAAGGCTTTGTGCATGATAACCTTGCTGCCAGCGTCAAAGCCATCAAAAAGCTGGGCAAAGAAAATGGCTTTGAAGTGGATGCTTCTGATGATCCGACCCTGTTTACCGATGAAAACCTAAAACAGTACGATGCGCTGATCTTTTCCAGTACCAACAATAAAACCTTTGATACAGAAGCCCAGAAGAAGGCTTTCCAGAACTACATCCGTTCCGGTGGAGGTTTTGTCGGCATCCATTCGGCCAGCGGTTCGGAGCGCGATTGGCCCTGGTTTGCCCAGATGCTAGGCGGCAGGTTTTTGCGACATCCTCCCCGCCAGGATTTTGATGTGCTGGTGCTGGACAAAAACCATCCTTCCACGGCCTTTCTTCCGGATGTGTGGAAAATAGACATGGATGAATGTTATTACCAGAAACATATGAACCCTAGTAATCATGTGCTTCTGGCTGCCGACCTGACTACCGTGGAAGATGAAAAGAGAGGAGAGTATCCTGATATCATTTTTGGAGATCAGTTTCCGCTCGCCTGGTACCATGAGTTTGAAGGCGGAAGACAGTGGTACACTGCCTTGGGCCATCGGATTGAGCATTATTCTGACCCTACCTTTATGCGCCACATTCTGGGAGGCATACAGTGGGCAGTAGGGAGTGATTAA
- a CDS encoding RagB/SusD family nutrient uptake outer membrane protein yields MKLTTKIYTSLAIVLAVMMTSSCEDRLDEQPRSVLTPDYFRTSAGLQAGVTAAYARFRYFYANEGGMNMTVYGTDEYTHAQQTTNPPLNVYDDQLNPILGDLGAAWNNAYPAINTCNGIIEIGAEATDLEPAERNALIAEAKFIRAQWYFILVQLFGGVTLDLGSGPLQFNTSTENFASRATLAESYDAIVDDLVSITDGGEDDLPDARPTDPGRAWKASALHLLSKVYLTRGWSDAAQSDDFQKAYDAAIELINNKATYGVDLLPDFAQVHEQGNEWSSETLWQVNWIDNVIFNNNTAFGGPGYQNRSNFFFNPFYEQNTPGVARNVEYGRVWVRYCPTSYTTNIAFADKINDTRYDKSFRTVWYVNDPSRNNPKGLELGDTAIWMVPDYLADEVEPTINDRRYVVFTPTEATDPVAYFGEGTNYEDYDGYNEQNKYYPALLKFLSTQPREGNDPNVTSVRPFIVYRFAETYLIAAEAALQLGSIQEAADLINVIRTRAAAPGAEATMTANTLADLQSEGIDYILDERTRELVGEQMRWFDLVRTDKLIERVNRYNDYPARPGAIIPDPQPFHTLRPIPQGQIDASVNPEAENGQYPQNPGY; encoded by the coding sequence ATGAAATTAACAACAAAAATATATACAAGCCTGGCCATTGTACTGGCGGTAATGATGACCAGTAGTTGCGAAGACCGTCTTGACGAGCAACCCCGTTCTGTGCTTACGCCTGATTACTTCAGAACATCGGCCGGATTGCAGGCGGGGGTCACAGCTGCTTATGCACGTTTCAGGTATTTTTATGCCAACGAAGGGGGGATGAACATGACAGTGTATGGTACAGATGAGTATACCCATGCCCAGCAGACCACCAATCCACCGCTTAATGTGTATGATGATCAGTTAAATCCTATTTTGGGTGATTTAGGGGCAGCCTGGAACAATGCTTATCCGGCGATCAATACCTGTAACGGTATCATTGAGATTGGAGCCGAAGCCACCGACCTTGAACCAGCAGAGCGCAATGCACTCATCGCCGAGGCCAAGTTTATTCGGGCGCAATGGTATTTCATACTGGTGCAACTCTTTGGTGGTGTTACCCTTGACCTGGGATCGGGACCTTTACAGTTCAATACCAGTACGGAGAACTTTGCTTCACGGGCTACACTGGCAGAAAGCTATGACGCTATCGTAGATGACCTGGTATCCATTACCGATGGAGGAGAGGATGATCTGCCGGATGCCAGACCCACCGATCCCGGTCGTGCCTGGAAAGCCAGTGCCTTGCACTTGTTGTCTAAAGTATATCTGACCAGAGGCTGGTCGGACGCTGCCCAATCGGACGATTTCCAGAAAGCTTATGATGCGGCGATAGAACTGATTAACAATAAAGCTACCTATGGAGTAGATTTGCTACCCGACTTTGCCCAGGTGCATGAACAGGGAAATGAGTGGAGTTCCGAAACCCTATGGCAGGTCAACTGGATTGACAATGTTATCTTCAATAACAACACTGCTTTCGGTGGGCCAGGCTATCAAAACAGGAGTAATTTCTTTTTCAACCCTTTCTACGAACAGAACACTCCTGGAGTCGCGCGTAATGTGGAGTACGGTCGGGTGTGGGTGAGATACTGTCCAACCTCCTATACCACCAACATTGCTTTTGCCGACAAGATCAATGATACCCGTTATGACAAGAGCTTTAGGACGGTCTGGTATGTAAACGATCCATCCCGCAACAATCCGAAGGGCCTTGAATTGGGAGATACCGCCATCTGGATGGTGCCGGATTATCTGGCCGACGAAGTGGAGCCTACCATCAATGACAGAAGGTACGTGGTTTTCACGCCTACCGAAGCCACCGATCCGGTTGCCTATTTTGGTGAAGGCACCAATTATGAGGATTACGATGGGTACAATGAGCAAAACAAATATTATCCTGCTCTCCTGAAATTTCTTTCTACGCAACCTCGGGAAGGTAATGACCCTAACGTGACTTCGGTTCGCCCTTTCATCGTCTATCGCTTTGCCGAAACCTATCTGATTGCTGCCGAAGCAGCCCTGCAATTAGGTAGTATTCAGGAGGCAGCAGATTTGATCAACGTGATCCGGACAAGAGCAGCGGCTCCCGGTGCCGAGGCCACCATGACCGCCAACACCCTGGCCGATCTGCAAAGCGAGGGTATTGACTATATCCTTGACGAACGCACCAGAGAGTTGGTGGGCGAGCAGATGCGATGGTTTGATCTGGTACGGACCGATAAGTTGATTGAACGCGTCAATCGCTACAATGACTATCCTGCACGACCAGGTGCTATAATTCCTGATCCTCAGCCCTTTCATACGCTGAGACCTATACCGCAAGGACAGATAGATGCCTCGGTAAATCCAGAAGCTGAAAATGGGCAGTATCCTCAAAATCCAGGCTACTGA
- a CDS encoding TRAP transporter substrate-binding protein, translated as MNKNFLIQKSCWLLVLMLFFGCKDKEEITVLRLAHELSVDHSVHQAMVYMAEQLEKKSEGKLQLKIYPSGQLGSERESLEMLQFGSLAMTKVSAAVMEGFVEKYKIFGLPYLFESKAHAFRVLDGEIGQEILNSGEEYWLKGLGFYDSGYRSFYTKDRPINTPSDLEGMKVRVMKSNTAIEMVKAMGGSPTPIAWGELYTALQSGVADAAENNAPSFYLSRHYEVCKYYSIDEHTQVPDVLLISQVVWNKLSEQEQQWVQEAADESVVRQRELWEVSEREAMEAVEAAGVEINYPDKEPFQEDVQSVYAEFEANETLNALIQRIKAIQ; from the coding sequence ATGAATAAGAATTTCCTAATACAGAAAAGCTGCTGGCTTTTAGTGCTGATGCTATTTTTTGGCTGTAAGGACAAAGAAGAAATTACGGTGCTGAGGCTCGCTCATGAACTGTCAGTAGACCATTCCGTGCATCAGGCCATGGTGTATATGGCAGAGCAACTGGAGAAGAAATCGGAGGGAAAGCTGCAGTTGAAAATTTATCCCAGCGGTCAGCTGGGGTCGGAGCGCGAGAGCCTGGAAATGCTTCAGTTTGGCAGCCTGGCCATGACCAAAGTATCAGCAGCAGTGATGGAGGGTTTTGTAGAAAAATACAAAATATTCGGCTTGCCTTATCTTTTTGAAAGTAAAGCCCATGCCTTCCGGGTGCTGGACGGAGAGATAGGTCAGGAGATTCTGAACTCCGGAGAAGAATACTGGCTCAAAGGGCTGGGTTTTTATGATTCCGGCTACCGTAGTTTTTATACCAAAGACCGTCCGATCAACACTCCTTCTGACCTGGAAGGGATGAAAGTGAGGGTCATGAAAAGCAATACAGCCATTGAAATGGTGAAGGCCATGGGAGGCTCACCTACGCCTATCGCCTGGGGAGAATTGTATACTGCCTTGCAAAGCGGCGTGGCAGATGCTGCGGAAAACAATGCACCCAGCTTTTATTTATCCCGCCATTATGAAGTATGTAAATACTACTCTATTGACGAACATACCCAGGTGCCGGATGTGCTGCTCATCAGTCAGGTGGTCTGGAACAAACTGAGTGAGCAGGAGCAGCAGTGGGTGCAGGAAGCTGCCGACGAGTCGGTAGTGCGTCAGCGGGAGCTATGGGAGGTATCGGAGCGGGAGGCGATGGAAGCTGTGGAAGCCGCAGGGGTGGAAATCAATTATCCGGATAAAGAGCCTTTTCAGGAGGATGTGCAGAGCGTGTATGCAGAGTTTGAAGCTAATGAAACGCTGAATGCGCTTATTCAAAGAATCAAAGCAATACAATGA
- a CDS encoding putative oxidoreductase C-terminal domain-containing protein: MNLKPLFAILILIVAGCANSQENENPSDETTQMNNFTGASGEVKLMTLDPGHFHAALVQKFMYDQVDSVVHVYAPEGEDLQMHLNRIESFNNREDNPTHWVQEVYTGPDFFEKMMEEQPGNVVVLSGNNAKKTEYIKTSVEAGLNVLADKPMVIKPSDYPALKSALATAQEKGVLLYDIMTERYEISTMLQKALSQQASVFGELEKGTPDDPAISKISVHHFFKYVSGSPLIRPAWFFDTEQQGEGIVDVSTHLVDLILWECFPEEVIDTANTEVVSARRWPTKLTPSQFNKVTNLEEYPDYLQKDIEDDSVLNTYSNGEFVFTVRGVHGKVSVIWNFEAPEGAMDTHYSMMRGSLANLVIRQDEPQNYKPALYVEPTAAVTDQGDFEQKLKAALDELNEEYPGLSMKKADKGWEVEIPEEYKVGHEAHFSQVTEKYLQYLKEGELPEWEMANMIAKYYITMQAYEKSRTEVQ, from the coding sequence ATGAACCTAAAACCTCTATTTGCCATCCTCATATTGATTGTAGCAGGATGTGCCAACTCACAGGAAAATGAAAATCCTTCAGATGAAACTACGCAGATGAACAACTTTACAGGCGCTTCCGGCGAAGTCAAACTGATGACCCTGGACCCTGGTCACTTCCACGCGGCCCTGGTGCAGAAGTTTATGTATGATCAGGTAGACTCAGTAGTGCACGTGTATGCCCCCGAAGGAGAAGATCTGCAAATGCACCTCAACCGTATTGAGAGCTTCAACAACAGAGAAGACAATCCTACCCATTGGGTGCAAGAAGTGTATACCGGGCCCGACTTCTTTGAAAAAATGATGGAAGAACAGCCGGGCAATGTGGTGGTACTTTCCGGCAACAACGCCAAGAAAACCGAATACATCAAAACCTCGGTAGAAGCAGGACTGAATGTGCTGGCAGATAAACCGATGGTGATCAAACCCTCAGACTATCCGGCTTTGAAATCAGCTTTGGCTACTGCTCAGGAAAAGGGTGTGTTGCTCTATGACATCATGACCGAGCGCTATGAAATCAGCACCATGCTGCAGAAAGCACTTTCCCAACAGGCCTCTGTGTTCGGTGAACTGGAAAAAGGGACACCTGATGATCCTGCAATTTCTAAAATAAGTGTGCACCACTTTTTCAAATATGTATCGGGTAGCCCGCTGATCCGTCCAGCCTGGTTTTTTGATACCGAGCAGCAGGGCGAAGGTATTGTAGATGTATCTACCCACCTGGTAGACCTCATCCTGTGGGAATGCTTCCCTGAAGAAGTGATTGATACTGCCAATACTGAGGTCGTCAGTGCCCGACGCTGGCCTACTAAACTTACACCCAGCCAGTTCAACAAAGTAACCAATCTGGAAGAGTATCCGGATTATCTGCAAAAAGACATTGAAGATGATTCAGTCCTGAATACCTATTCCAATGGTGAGTTTGTGTTTACTGTCCGTGGCGTGCATGGTAAAGTATCGGTCATATGGAATTTTGAAGCTCCTGAAGGTGCCATGGATACCCACTATTCTATGATGCGGGGCAGCCTGGCCAATCTGGTGATCCGTCAGGACGAGCCGCAAAATTATAAGCCTGCACTTTATGTAGAGCCTACCGCCGCCGTTACGGATCAGGGAGATTTTGAGCAGAAACTGAAAGCTGCACTTGATGAATTGAATGAAGAATATCCTGGCCTGAGCATGAAGAAAGCGGATAAGGGCTGGGAAGTAGAGATTCCTGAAGAGTATAAGGTAGGACATGAAGCCCACTTCTCTCAGGTAACCGAAAAATATCTGCAGTATCTGAAGGAAGGTGAACTGCCGGAGTGGGAAATGGCCAATATGATTGCCAAGTATTACATCACCATGCAGGCATACGAGAAGAGCAGGACAGAGGTGCAGTAA
- a CDS encoding SusC/RagA family TonB-linked outer membrane protein: MRSILLFCLLWVWLTPLAIAQQQVSGTVTDASNEEVLPGVNILVKGTSNGTISDANGNFSLQVPGSDAVLVFSSIGYEGQEMAVGNQSTFNIELMPDLTELSEVVVVGYGTQKKSDVTGAITQVSGESLREVPAANFTQALQGRAAGVEITSTSPRPGGDARIRIRGSRSLTGSNDPLIVLDGIPFNGSINDINVNDIASINVLKDASSTAIYGSRGSNGVIIITTKRGQTGEPQLFYDGYYGPTSAIDKYDLMNGQQFAAFRAAAAEGGSSFTFTPDEEANLAAGRSTDWQDLLYQSGFMTDHNIGARGGTENTQYYLSAGYFKQTTVLPGQAFTRFSVTGTIDQEINDRVKIGLNTMNQFNVNDGENISLMFPLLTLSPLYNAYNEDGTIKNYPAEFSANPETVNPLLINRDNEWKQQRRRLRTFNSLYGEVDIIDGLKYRLNVGLDLFQDNYGTYSGSNTPFRNGSVNAADIENTNSWSYTIENLLTYDKTFDNDHQLNLTALYSIQEIEQYRSGANAQDLPADYTYYYNLGLANTSSVPANVSYYSKSAILSYMGRVNYSYADRYLLTVSYRADGSSRLAPGNKWYYYPAAALGWNISNESFMSGLNAVSSLKLRLGYGITSNQAVDPYASLGSLTSEPYNFGERGLYGYYVNQLPNSSLSWEFTTTTNLGLDFGLLRDRITGSLELYMQQTEDILQSVSLPPTSGVSSVVKNVGESENRGVEFSLSSVNITDNTTNGTGLRWTTDFNFYLNRGEITYLAGGVDRNINNGWFVGQPIDVIYDYEKIGIVQTGETELPDGFEPGEIKIRDQITVDTDGDGVADAADGVINADDRVILGSPQSDWAGGMTNSFSYKGFDLSFVLFWKVGGTLVSTVYQANQSNPINSLEGRRNGPRVDYWTPDNPTNAFPQPGTGQQPDYGSTLGYYDASFMKVRSINLGYNLPQRWFGNSGINSLRVYMRAQNPFQAFFSDYVKMGGIDPEPTQSINAGDNTTTNTPGFGEGSLVVGLNTPPTRAILFGVNLKF, from the coding sequence ATGAGAAGCATATTACTTTTTTGCCTCTTGTGGGTATGGCTGACACCCTTAGCTATCGCCCAGCAGCAGGTTTCCGGTACGGTGACTGATGCCTCAAATGAGGAAGTTTTGCCCGGTGTGAATATACTGGTCAAAGGCACCTCTAATGGTACCATCAGCGATGCCAACGGAAACTTCAGTCTACAGGTGCCGGGCAGTGATGCTGTACTGGTTTTTTCTTCCATCGGATACGAAGGTCAGGAAATGGCGGTAGGAAATCAATCCACCTTTAATATTGAGCTCATGCCGGATTTGACCGAACTTTCAGAAGTAGTGGTAGTAGGCTATGGCACGCAAAAGAAAAGTGATGTGACCGGAGCCATTACCCAGGTTTCCGGTGAGTCTCTAAGAGAAGTGCCTGCTGCCAACTTTACCCAGGCTTTACAAGGACGCGCTGCGGGTGTGGAGATCACTTCCACCTCGCCCCGACCCGGCGGCGATGCACGAATTCGTATTCGGGGTAGCCGATCTCTTACTGGTTCCAACGATCCACTTATTGTATTGGACGGAATTCCCTTCAACGGCTCCATCAATGACATCAATGTCAATGACATTGCCTCCATCAACGTGTTGAAAGACGCTTCTTCTACTGCCATCTACGGCTCCAGAGGGTCTAATGGGGTGATCATCATTACGACCAAAAGGGGACAGACCGGAGAACCTCAGTTGTTTTATGACGGATATTACGGTCCTACTTCTGCCATTGACAAATATGATCTGATGAACGGTCAGCAGTTTGCTGCTTTTAGGGCAGCAGCAGCAGAGGGTGGTTCTTCCTTTACATTCACACCCGACGAAGAGGCCAACCTTGCTGCCGGCAGGAGCACCGACTGGCAGGATCTGCTCTACCAGAGTGGTTTTATGACCGATCATAACATTGGAGCCAGGGGAGGAACCGAAAATACGCAGTATTATCTTTCTGCGGGATACTTCAAGCAGACAACCGTTCTGCCAGGACAGGCATTCACGCGATTTTCGGTAACCGGTACCATTGACCAGGAGATTAATGATAGAGTAAAGATTGGACTCAATACCATGAACCAGTTCAATGTCAACGATGGTGAGAATATTTCGCTCATGTTTCCACTGCTCACCCTGAGCCCCTTATACAATGCTTACAATGAGGACGGCACCATCAAAAACTATCCTGCTGAATTCAGTGCCAATCCGGAAACTGTTAATCCTCTACTGATCAATCGGGACAATGAGTGGAAGCAACAGCGCAGGAGATTGCGGACTTTTAACAGTCTATACGGCGAAGTGGACATTATAGACGGCTTAAAATATCGCCTCAATGTAGGACTAGACTTGTTCCAGGATAATTATGGCACCTATTCAGGTTCTAATACCCCTTTTAGAAATGGATCGGTCAATGCAGCCGATATTGAAAATACCAACAGCTGGAGTTATACCATTGAGAACCTGCTGACCTATGACAAGACCTTTGACAACGATCACCAACTGAACTTAACGGCGCTCTATAGTATCCAGGAAATAGAGCAGTACAGAAGTGGTGCCAATGCCCAGGATCTTCCGGCTGACTATACTTACTACTATAATCTGGGGCTGGCCAATACTTCCTCAGTTCCAGCCAATGTCTCCTACTACTCCAAATCAGCTATCCTTTCCTATATGGGCCGTGTGAATTACAGTTATGCAGACCGCTACCTGCTGACGGTGAGCTATCGTGCCGATGGTTCTTCAAGACTGGCACCGGGGAACAAATGGTACTACTATCCTGCCGCTGCATTGGGATGGAACATCAGCAATGAATCGTTCATGAGTGGATTGAATGCTGTCTCCAGCCTGAAGCTGCGTCTTGGCTACGGAATTACTTCAAACCAGGCGGTAGATCCCTATGCTTCACTGGGTTCGCTGACCTCTGAACCCTACAATTTCGGAGAAAGAGGTTTGTATGGCTATTATGTGAACCAGCTACCCAATTCCTCCCTGTCGTGGGAATTTACCACTACCACCAACCTGGGCCTTGACTTTGGCTTGTTAAGAGACAGAATCACGGGTAGTCTTGAGCTTTATATGCAACAAACTGAAGATATCCTGCAAAGTGTTTCTTTACCGCCTACCTCAGGAGTGAGCAGTGTGGTAAAAAATGTGGGTGAGTCTGAAAATAGAGGAGTTGAGTTCTCCCTTAGTTCGGTAAACATTACCGATAATACCACAAATGGGACCGGATTACGTTGGACAACCGATTTTAACTTTTATCTGAACAGAGGAGAAATTACCTATCTGGCAGGTGGCGTAGACCGGAATATCAACAACGGTTGGTTTGTGGGGCAGCCCATTGACGTGATTTACGATTACGAAAAAATCGGTATCGTACAAACCGGCGAAACTGAGCTACCGGATGGTTTTGAGCCGGGAGAGATCAAAATCAGGGATCAGATTACGGTAGATACTGATGGAGATGGCGTAGCGGATGCGGCCGATGGTGTCATCAATGCCGACGACCGGGTTATTCTGGGAAGCCCTCAGTCCGATTGGGCTGGCGGTATGACCAACAGTTTCTCTTACAAAGGGTTTGATCTGTCGTTTGTGCTCTTCTGGAAAGTAGGCGGTACGCTGGTCAGCACGGTGTATCAGGCGAACCAGTCCAACCCAATCAATAGCCTGGAAGGAAGACGAAACGGTCCTCGGGTAGACTACTGGACTCCGGATAATCCTACCAATGCTTTTCCTCAACCCGGCACCGGTCAGCAGCCTGATTATGGCTCTACTTTGGGTTATTATGACGCTTCCTTCATGAAGGTCAGGAGTATCAATCTGGGGTATAACCTGCCACAGCGTTGGTTTGGAAACAGTGGAATTAATTCATTGCGCGTGTATATGCGGGCGCAGAATCCCTTCCAGGCCTTCTTCTCTGACTATGTGAAAATGGGTGGTATTGACCCGGAACCCACACAGTCTATTAACGCTGGCGATAATACTACCACCAATACGCCGGGCTTTGGAGAAGGCAGTTTGGTAGTAGGGCTTAATACCCCTCCAACCCGGGCTATTTTGTTTGGTGTCAACCTGAAATTCTAA